In one window of Streptomyces sp. FXJ1.172 DNA:
- a CDS encoding WhiB family transcriptional regulator: MDWRHNAVCREEDPELFFPIGNTGPALLQIEEAKAVCRRCPVIEQCLQWALESGQDSGVWGGLSEDERRAMKRRAARNRARQASA, from the coding sequence ATGGACTGGCGTCACAACGCCGTTTGCCGCGAGGAAGACCCCGAGCTGTTCTTCCCCATCGGCAACACCGGTCCTGCGCTGCTGCAGATCGAGGAAGCCAAGGCCGTCTGCCGTCGCTGCCCGGTGATCGAGCAGTGTCTGCAGTGGGCGCTCGAGTCCGGTCAGGACTCCGGCGTCTGGGGTGGTCTCAGCGAGGACGAGCGCCGCGCCATGAAGCGCCGCGCCGCCCGCAACCGGGCTCGTCAGGCCTCCGCCTGA
- a CDS encoding TetR/AcrR family transcriptional regulator, translating to MVNGQEAHVQDGARRTRGRPRSFDRATALEKALMAFWEHGYEATSVSDLTRIMGIGAPSLYAAFGDKRSLFEEVVQVYTETYGAFGDRALAEEPTAREAVARMLREAAAEYTDPAHPYGCLVAHAATNCTSPEVERLLRERRTAGIAAFAARIGADVAAGLLPAGADAGALARHTGAMIQGMSQQARDGASREDLEALAEIAMAIWPQD from the coding sequence ATGGTGAACGGGCAGGAGGCGCACGTGCAGGACGGTGCCCGCAGGACACGCGGCCGGCCGCGCTCCTTCGACCGGGCCACCGCGCTGGAGAAGGCGCTGATGGCCTTCTGGGAACACGGCTACGAGGCCACCTCGGTCTCCGACCTCACCCGGATCATGGGCATCGGGGCCCCCAGTCTGTACGCGGCCTTCGGTGACAAGCGGAGCCTGTTCGAGGAGGTCGTGCAGGTCTACACCGAGACGTACGGCGCCTTCGGGGACCGCGCCCTCGCCGAGGAGCCCACCGCCCGCGAGGCCGTCGCGCGCATGCTGCGCGAGGCCGCCGCCGAGTACACCGACCCCGCTCACCCGTACGGCTGTCTCGTCGCGCACGCCGCGACCAACTGCACCAGCCCCGAGGTGGAGCGGCTGCTGCGCGAGCGGCGCACGGCCGGCATCGCCGCCTTCGCCGCCCGGATCGGGGCGGACGTCGCGGCGGGACTCCTGCCGGCCGGCGCCGACGCCGGTGCCCTCGCCCGGCACACCGGCGCGATGATCCAGGGCATGTCCCAGCAGGCGCGCGACGGGGCGAGCCGGGAGGATCTGGAAGCACTCGCGGAAATTGCCATGGCCATCTGGCCCCAAGACTGA
- a CDS encoding anti-sigma regulatory factor, with protein MSQIAGEPAANQDFVEVRLPAAGAYLSVLRTATAGLAARLDFTLDEIEDLRIAVDEACAILLQQAVPGSVLSCVFRLVDDSLEVTVAAPTTDGHAPSRDTFAWTVLSALAGKVSSAVDEDKTVSISLYKQRGAGPGPA; from the coding sequence GTGTCCCAGATCGCAGGCGAGCCCGCGGCGAATCAGGACTTCGTGGAAGTCCGGCTGCCGGCCGCGGGTGCCTACCTGTCGGTGCTGCGGACGGCCACGGCCGGTCTCGCGGCCCGCTTGGACTTCACCCTGGACGAGATCGAGGACCTGCGCATCGCCGTGGACGAGGCCTGCGCGATCCTGCTCCAACAGGCCGTGCCCGGCTCCGTGCTCAGCTGTGTCTTCCGGCTCGTCGACGACTCGCTGGAGGTCACGGTCGCGGCGCCGACCACGGACGGACACGCCCCCTCGCGGGACACCTTCGCCTGGACCGTGCTCTCGGCCCTCGCGGGCAAGGTCTCGTCCGCCGTCGACGAGGACAAGACCGTGTCGATCAGCCTCTACAAACAGCGCGGCGCGGGCCCCGGCCCGGCGTGA
- a CDS encoding RNA polymerase sigma factor SigF: MRDEERGTRELPAGDGGAPWPSAGGISEEPPRDDSRRMADGIDSIPEQARPHPVDDSARVGDDGAVQGVPPERPGGAGSAVRAGARARGRATGGTMSEHERYAEDDTLGAQAVQAVQHGPQDRSGARAMFVELRKLNSGSPEYAELRNQLVRMHLPLVEHLARRFRNRGEPLDDLTQVATIGLIKSVDRFDPERGVEFSTYATPTVVGEIKRHFRDKGWAVRVPRRLQELRLALTTATAELSQLHGRSPTVHELAEKLAISEEEVLEGLESANAYSTLSLDVPDTDDESPAVADTLGAEDEALEGVEYRESLKPLLEDLPPREKRILLLRFFGNMTQSQIAQEVGISQMHVSRLLARTLAQLREKLLVEE, encoded by the coding sequence GTGCGGGACGAAGAGCGCGGCACACGGGAGCTGCCGGCCGGGGACGGGGGTGCCCCCTGGCCGAGCGCCGGAGGGATCTCCGAGGAGCCCCCTCGGGACGATTCCCGGCGCATGGCGGACGGCATCGACAGCATCCCCGAGCAGGCCAGACCGCACCCGGTGGACGACTCCGCGCGGGTCGGCGACGACGGCGCCGTGCAGGGCGTACCGCCGGAGCGGCCCGGTGGCGCCGGGTCCGCCGTCCGCGCGGGTGCGAGGGCTCGGGGAAGGGCTACGGGCGGGACGATGAGCGAGCACGAGCGATACGCCGAGGACGACACACTGGGCGCGCAAGCCGTGCAGGCCGTACAGCACGGCCCCCAGGACCGCAGCGGGGCGCGGGCGATGTTCGTCGAGCTGCGCAAGCTGAACTCGGGCAGCCCGGAGTACGCGGAGCTGCGCAATCAGCTGGTCCGCATGCATCTGCCGCTCGTGGAGCACCTGGCGCGCCGTTTCCGCAACCGCGGCGAGCCGCTGGACGACCTCACCCAGGTCGCCACGATCGGCCTGATCAAGTCCGTCGACCGGTTCGACCCGGAGCGCGGCGTGGAGTTCTCCACGTACGCCACCCCGACCGTGGTCGGCGAGATCAAGCGGCACTTCCGCGACAAGGGCTGGGCGGTGCGCGTGCCGCGCCGGCTCCAGGAGCTGCGGCTCGCGCTCACCACGGCGACCGCCGAGCTGTCCCAGTTGCACGGCCGCTCCCCTACGGTTCACGAGCTGGCCGAGAAGCTGGCCATCTCGGAGGAGGAGGTCCTGGAGGGCCTGGAGTCCGCCAATGCGTACTCCACGCTGTCCCTGGACGTCCCCGACACCGACGACGAGTCCCCGGCGGTCGCCGACACCCTCGGCGCCGAGGACGAGGCGCTGGAGGGCGTGGAGTACCGCGAGTCCCTCAAGCCGCTGCTGGAGGACCTGCCGCCGCGCGAGAAGCGCATCCTGCTGCTGCGCTTCTTCGGGAACATGACCCAGTCCCAGATCGCGCAGGAGGTCGGCATCTCCCAGATGCACGTCTCCCGGCTGCTGGCCCGCACGCTGGCCCAGCTGCGGGAGAAGCTCCTCGTGGAGGAGTGA
- a CDS encoding 1-aminocyclopropane-1-carboxylate deaminase/D-cysteine desulfhydrase produces the protein MTSSDALAPRLPSPLQEVRDARFERRGLRLLLKRDDLVHPELIGNKWRKLVPNIAAARGRPLVTFGGAYSSHLRATAAAGRLLGLVTTGVVRGEELAGRPLNPSLARCAADGMRLHFVDRSTYRRKTEPEILAAILRAAGAEGAYVVPEGGSNSAAVRGCRALGEELRGHAGLVAVACGTGGTLAGLAAGLAPGQRALGVPVLRGGFLEGGIQALQERAFGRRSGSWSLDERFHFGGYARTTPELHAFAQDFEDRHGLPVERLYVAKLLYGLVALAEEGACARGTAIAAVVTGRPFPQDQSASR, from the coding sequence GTGACCAGCTCCGACGCCCTCGCTCCCCGGCTTCCCTCGCCCCTGCAGGAGGTGCGGGACGCGCGGTTCGAGCGGCGCGGGCTGCGGCTGCTGCTCAAGCGCGACGACCTCGTCCACCCGGAGCTGATCGGCAACAAGTGGCGCAAGCTGGTGCCGAACATCGCGGCGGCGCGCGGCCGGCCGCTGGTCACGTTCGGCGGGGCCTACTCCAGCCACCTGCGGGCCACCGCCGCCGCGGGCCGCCTCCTGGGGCTGGTGACCACCGGCGTGGTCCGCGGCGAGGAGCTGGCCGGCCGGCCGCTCAACCCGTCCCTCGCCCGGTGCGCGGCCGACGGCATGCGGCTGCACTTCGTCGACAGATCGACGTACCGGCGCAAGACCGAACCGGAGATCCTCGCCGCGATCCTGCGCGCGGCGGGCGCAGAGGGTGCGTACGTCGTCCCCGAGGGCGGCAGCAACAGCGCGGCCGTGCGGGGCTGCCGGGCCCTCGGCGAGGAGCTGCGCGGGCACGCGGGACTGGTGGCCGTCGCCTGCGGCACCGGCGGCACGCTCGCGGGGCTGGCCGCGGGCCTGGCGCCGGGGCAGCGCGCGCTCGGTGTACCGGTCCTCAGGGGCGGTTTCCTGGAGGGCGGCATACAGGCACTGCAGGAACGCGCCTTCGGCCGTCGCAGCGGCTCCTGGTCCCTCGACGAGCGCTTCCACTTCGGCGGTTACGCCCGTACGACCCCCGAACTGCACGCGTTCGCACAGGACTTCGAGGACCGCCACGGGCTGCCCGTCGAGCGTCTCTATGTCGCCAAGTTGCTCTACGGACTCGTCGCCCTTGCGGAAGAAGGCGCCTGCGCGCGCGGGACGGCGATCGCCGCCGTGGTCACCGGGCGGCCGTTCCCGCAGGATCAGTCGGCCTCCCGGTAG
- a CDS encoding diacylglycerol/lipid kinase family protein, producing MRALLVVNPAATTTSARRRDVLIHALASEMKLEAVTTQYRGHARDLGRQAADSDDIDLVVALGGDGTVNEVVNGLLHAGPDLDRLPGLAVVPGGSTNVFARALGLPNEPVEATGIVLDALRESRERVVGLGLTSGTPGTEDEAVPDRWFTFNAGLGFDAGVVGRVEQQRERGKTSTHGLYVRQVVRQYLGEPNRRHGAITLERPGEDPVPDLVLAIVSNTAPWTYLGNRPMYTSPKASFDTGLDVLGLSRLSPAAVARYGTQLLTSSPERGPHGRHAHSLHDLDQFTLHSKARLPLQMDGDHLGLRTSVTFTGVRRALRVIV from the coding sequence ATGCGTGCACTTCTCGTGGTCAATCCGGCGGCTACCACCACAAGCGCACGCAGGCGTGACGTCCTGATCCACGCGCTCGCCAGCGAGATGAAGCTGGAGGCGGTCACCACCCAGTACCGCGGCCACGCACGCGACCTCGGCCGGCAGGCGGCGGACAGCGACGACATCGACCTCGTGGTGGCCCTCGGCGGCGACGGCACCGTCAACGAGGTCGTCAACGGCCTCCTGCACGCCGGCCCCGACCTGGACCGGCTGCCCGGTCTCGCCGTGGTGCCCGGCGGTTCCACGAACGTCTTCGCCCGCGCGCTGGGCCTGCCCAACGAACCCGTCGAAGCCACCGGCATCGTGCTGGACGCGCTGCGTGAGAGCCGGGAGCGGGTCGTCGGGCTCGGGCTGACCTCGGGCACGCCGGGCACCGAGGACGAGGCGGTCCCGGACCGCTGGTTCACCTTCAACGCCGGGCTCGGCTTCGACGCGGGCGTGGTCGGCCGGGTCGAGCAGCAGCGCGAGCGCGGCAAGACGTCGACGCACGGGCTCTACGTCCGTCAGGTGGTCCGGCAGTACCTCGGCGAGCCGAACCGCCGGCACGGCGCGATCACGCTCGAACGGCCCGGCGAGGACCCGGTCCCGGATCTCGTGCTCGCCATAGTCTCGAACACGGCCCCTTGGACGTATCTCGGCAATCGCCCCATGTACACGTCGCCTAAAGCCTCGTTCGATACCGGCCTCGACGTGCTCGGTCTCAGCCGCCTGTCGCCGGCCGCGGTTGCCCGGTATGGCACCCAGTTGCTCACTTCGTCCCCCGAGCGCGGCCCCCACGGCAGGCATGCCCACTCGCTGCACGATCTGGACCAGTTCACCTTGCATTCGAAGGCGCGCCTGCCCCTGCAGATGGACGGCGACCACCTCGGGCTGCGTACGAGCGTGACGTTCACAGGCGTACGCCGTGCACTGCGTGTGATTGTGTGA
- a CDS encoding Na+/H+ antiporter translates to MDVMPLLLLVAGSAGIAGAARRTPVPAPLLLVAVGLAVSYVPGIPHYTLDPEVVLPLVLPPLLYKEGTESSYLDLRAQKRPVGLLSIGYVLFATFVVGWAAYLVVPGLPLPAALVLGAVVAPTDAVAAAAIARRVGLPSRITTILQGESLLNDATAITAYKVALAAAVGEGATWAGGIWEFLRAAVGGVLVGLVLMVPIHWLRTHLKEALLQNTLSLLIPFVAYGVAEQLHGSGVLAVVVVAVYLGHHAWEVDFATRLQEDAVWRMVAFLLESAVFALIGLQLPTVLKGLGAYHGADAAWYAVAVFVVVVAARFAWVFPATFLPRALSSRIREREEDVTWRAPVVTGWAAMRGVVSLAIAFSIPLTVHGGAPFPQRNLILFLTFTTVIGTLVVQGLTLAPLIRLLRFPGRDRQAETLAEANAQAQASRAAERRLDDLLSDERNALPPPLADRLRTVLERRRNAVWERLGQTNPVTGESVDDTYRRLSREMIGAEREVFVKLRDHRYIDDEMLRALLRRLDLEEAAAYREAD, encoded by the coding sequence ATGGACGTGATGCCGCTGCTGTTGCTGGTGGCGGGCAGTGCGGGCATCGCGGGGGCCGCCCGGCGCACCCCCGTGCCGGCGCCCCTGCTGCTGGTCGCCGTGGGCCTGGCCGTCTCGTACGTCCCCGGGATCCCGCACTACACGCTGGACCCCGAGGTCGTCCTGCCGCTGGTGCTGCCCCCGCTGCTGTACAAGGAGGGCACCGAGAGTTCGTACCTCGACCTGCGGGCCCAGAAGCGGCCCGTGGGACTGCTGTCCATCGGGTACGTGCTCTTCGCGACCTTCGTCGTCGGCTGGGCCGCCTATCTCGTCGTGCCGGGGCTGCCGCTGCCCGCAGCGCTCGTGCTGGGCGCGGTGGTCGCGCCGACGGACGCGGTCGCGGCCGCGGCGATCGCGCGCCGGGTCGGCCTGCCGTCCCGGATCACCACCATCCTCCAGGGCGAGTCCCTGCTCAACGACGCCACCGCGATCACCGCCTACAAGGTGGCCCTCGCCGCGGCCGTGGGCGAGGGCGCCACCTGGGCGGGAGGGATCTGGGAGTTCCTGCGGGCCGCCGTCGGCGGTGTGCTCGTCGGACTCGTGCTCATGGTGCCGATCCACTGGCTGCGCACGCACCTGAAGGAGGCCCTGCTCCAGAACACCCTCTCCCTGCTGATCCCGTTCGTCGCCTACGGCGTCGCCGAGCAGCTGCACGGCTCCGGGGTGCTCGCGGTCGTGGTGGTCGCCGTCTATCTCGGGCACCACGCGTGGGAGGTCGACTTCGCCACCCGGCTCCAGGAGGACGCGGTGTGGCGGATGGTCGCCTTCCTGCTGGAGTCGGCGGTGTTCGCGCTGATCGGCCTGCAGCTGCCGACCGTGCTCAAGGGGCTCGGCGCCTACCACGGGGCCGACGCGGCCTGGTACGCGGTCGCGGTCTTCGTCGTCGTCGTGGCGGCCCGCTTCGCCTGGGTGTTCCCGGCGACCTTCCTGCCCCGCGCGCTCTCCAGCCGGATCAGGGAGCGAGAGGAGGACGTCACCTGGCGGGCGCCGGTCGTCACGGGGTGGGCCGCCATGCGCGGGGTGGTGTCCCTGGCGATCGCGTTCTCGATCCCGCTCACGGTGCACGGCGGCGCCCCCTTCCCGCAGCGCAACCTGATCCTCTTCCTGACCTTCACCACGGTCATCGGCACCCTGGTCGTGCAGGGCCTCACCCTCGCGCCGCTGATCCGCCTGCTGCGCTTCCCCGGCCGCGACCGGCAGGCCGAGACGCTCGCCGAGGCCAACGCGCAGGCCCAGGCCTCCCGCGCCGCCGAGAGGCGCCTCGACGACCTCCTCTCCGACGAGCGCAACGCCCTGCCCCCGCCGCTCGCCGACCGCCTGCGCACGGTCCTGGAGCGCCGCCGCAACGCCGTCTGGGAGCGCCTCGGCCAGACCAACCCCGTCACCGGCGAGTCCGTCGACGACACCTACCGCCGTCTCTCCCGCGAGATGATCGGCGCCGAGCGCGAGGTCTTCGTCAAGCTCCGCGACCACCGCTACATCGACGACGAGATGCTGCGCGCCCTGCTCAGACGCCTGGACCTGGAGGAGGCGGCGGCCTACCGGGAGGCCGACTGA
- a CDS encoding GntR family transcriptional regulator — MSTDVSSAENEAGTTVRTARVPKYYRLKKHLLDMTETQAPGTPVPPERTLAAEFDTSRTTVRQALQELVVEGRLERIQGKGTFVAKPKVSQALQLTSYTEDMRAQGLEPTSQLLDIGYITADDRLAGLLDITAGGRVLRIERLRMANGEPMAIETTHLSAKRFPALRRSLVKYTSLYTALAEVYDIHLAEAEETIETSLATPREAGLLGTDVGLPMLMLSRHSLDREGKPVEWVRSVYRGDRYKFVARLKRPAE; from the coding sequence ATGAGCACCGACGTCAGCAGTGCGGAGAACGAGGCCGGCACGACCGTCCGTACGGCGCGCGTGCCCAAGTACTACCGCTTGAAGAAGCACCTGCTCGACATGACGGAGACGCAGGCCCCGGGCACGCCGGTGCCGCCCGAGCGCACGCTGGCGGCCGAGTTCGACACCTCCCGCACCACCGTCCGCCAGGCCCTGCAGGAGCTGGTCGTCGAGGGCCGGCTCGAGCGCATCCAGGGCAAGGGCACCTTCGTCGCCAAGCCCAAGGTCTCCCAGGCGCTCCAGCTCACCTCCTACACGGAGGACATGCGCGCCCAGGGCCTGGAGCCGACCTCACAGCTGCTGGACATCGGCTACATCACCGCCGACGACCGGCTCGCCGGGCTGCTCGACATCACGGCCGGCGGACGCGTGCTGCGCATCGAGCGACTGCGCATGGCCAACGGCGAGCCGATGGCCATCGAGACCACGCACCTGAGCGCCAAGCGCTTCCCGGCGCTGCGCCGGTCCCTGGTGAAGTACACGTCCCTCTACACCGCCCTCGCCGAGGTCTACGACATCCACCTCGCCGAGGCCGAGGAGACCATCGAGACCTCCCTGGCCACCCCGCGCGAGGCGGGCCTGCTCGGCACCGACGTGGGCCTGCCGATGCTGATGCTCTCCCGTCACTCCCTGGACCGCGAGGGCAAACCGGTGGAGTGGGTGCGGTCGGTGTACCGGGGGGACCGCTACAAGTTCGTGGCGAGACTGAAGCGGCCTGCCGAGTAG
- the nagB gene encoding glucosamine-6-phosphate deaminase: MEVVIVPDAAAGGELIAEAMAQLLRRKPDALLGVATGSTPLPVYRALTAKVRSAAVDTSRARIAQLDEYVGLPADHPESYRSVLRSQVLEPLGIGMEAFLGPDGTAEDVPAACQAYDRALAEAGGVDLQLLGIGTDGHIGFNEPCSSLASRTRIKTLTEQTRIDNARFFDGDIEQVPHHVITQGIGTILEARHLVLLATGEGKADAVAATVEGPVAAVCPASALQLHPHATVVVDEAAASKLKLADYFRHTYANKPDWQGI; the protein is encoded by the coding sequence GTGGAAGTTGTCATCGTTCCGGACGCCGCGGCGGGCGGCGAGCTGATCGCCGAGGCCATGGCCCAGCTGCTGCGACGCAAGCCCGACGCCCTGCTCGGTGTGGCCACCGGCTCCACCCCGCTGCCCGTCTACCGGGCACTGACCGCGAAGGTGCGCTCCGCGGCCGTGGACACCTCGCGGGCCCGGATCGCCCAGCTCGACGAGTACGTGGGGCTGCCCGCCGACCACCCCGAGTCCTACCGTTCGGTGCTGCGCAGCCAGGTGCTGGAGCCGCTCGGCATCGGGATGGAGGCGTTCCTCGGACCCGACGGCACCGCCGAGGACGTCCCGGCGGCGTGCCAGGCGTACGACCGCGCGCTCGCCGAGGCCGGCGGGGTGGACCTGCAGCTGCTCGGCATCGGCACCGACGGACACATCGGGTTCAACGAGCCGTGCTCCTCGCTCGCCTCGCGCACCCGGATCAAGACCCTGACCGAGCAGACCCGTATCGACAACGCCCGCTTCTTCGACGGCGACATCGAGCAGGTCCCGCACCACGTCATCACCCAGGGCATCGGCACCATCCTGGAGGCCCGGCACCTGGTGCTGCTCGCGACCGGCGAGGGCAAGGCGGACGCCGTCGCGGCGACGGTCGAGGGCCCGGTCGCGGCCGTCTGCCCGGCCTCCGCGCTCCAGCTGCACCCGCATGCCACGGTGGTCGTCGACGAGGCGGCCGCGTCCAAGCTGAAGCTCGCCGACTACTTCCGGCACACCTACGCCAACAAGCCGGACTGGCAGGGGATCTGA
- a CDS encoding UBP-type zinc finger domain-containing protein — translation MKQCTHADALPHPEPEPLNPTCPECLRDGTHPVQLRLCLTCGHVGCCDSSPGQHATGHHKESGHPVMRTFEPGEDWRWCFVDHILV, via the coding sequence ATGAAACAGTGCACGCACGCCGACGCGCTGCCGCACCCGGAACCGGAGCCGCTCAACCCGACCTGCCCGGAGTGTCTGCGCGACGGCACACACCCGGTGCAGCTGCGGTTGTGCCTCACCTGCGGTCACGTCGGCTGCTGCGACTCCTCGCCGGGGCAGCACGCGACGGGGCACCACAAGGAGTCCGGTCACCCGGTCATGCGGACCTTCGAACCCGGCGAGGACTGGCGGTGGTGCTTCGTGGACCACATCCTCGTGTGA
- a CDS encoding N-acetylmuramoyl-L-alanine amidase: MAPPMSASTFLAVLRAEGVTVAEVGDWRHHNRNHKGPWGPVHGVMIHHTVTLGDAHTVQVCRDGHGALPGPLCHGVITKDGTVHLVGHGRANHAGLGDDDVLRAVIAEKGLPPSNGADTDGDRHFYGFECENLGDGEDPWPEAQLEAVIRAAAAVCRRHGWSQRSVIGHLEWQPGKADPRGFGMAWLRERVGQRLTG, encoded by the coding sequence ATGGCCCCACCCATGTCAGCGAGCACGTTTCTGGCCGTTCTGCGCGCGGAGGGCGTCACGGTCGCCGAGGTGGGCGACTGGCGGCACCACAACCGCAACCACAAGGGCCCGTGGGGTCCCGTGCACGGCGTCATGATCCACCACACGGTGACCCTGGGTGACGCGCACACGGTCCAGGTCTGCCGGGACGGCCACGGGGCGCTGCCCGGCCCGCTGTGCCACGGCGTGATCACCAAGGACGGCACGGTCCACCTGGTCGGCCACGGCCGCGCCAACCACGCGGGGCTCGGCGACGACGACGTCCTGCGCGCGGTGATCGCCGAGAAGGGGCTGCCGCCGAGCAACGGGGCGGACACCGACGGCGACCGGCACTTCTACGGCTTCGAGTGCGAGAACCTGGGCGACGGCGAGGATCCCTGGCCCGAGGCCCAGCTGGAGGCGGTCATCCGCGCCGCGGCGGCGGTGTGCCGCCGGCACGGGTGGTCGCAGCGGTCGGTCATCGGCCATCTGGAGTGGCAGCCGGGCAAGGCGGATCCGCGAGGCTTCGGCATGGCCTGGCTGCGCGAGCGGGTCGGGCAGCGGCTTACGGGGTAG
- a CDS encoding sensor histidine kinase: protein MPSMNELVRQHTALDDSDLEWLHLLVSEWQLLSDLSFADLVLWVPTRDGTRYVSVAQMRPNTGPTSYQDDMVGHLVPRGRRPMLDAALDEGRIVREGDPEWREEVPVRVESIPVRREGRVLGVIARNTNLLTVRTPSRLELTYLQSASDLAQMIAAGSFPFPGQQVDMDAAPRVGDGLIRLDADGVVQYASPNALSAYHRLGLAADLVGQHLGQTTAELAPTRGPVDEALAKVASGWAPREFEIEASDGVIQFRTIPLKPKGTRIGSLVLCRDVTELRRRERELITKDATIREIHHRVKNNLQTVAALLRLQARRIESERGREALEEAVRRVGSIAIVHETLSQNLDERVEFDDIADRVLAMVAEISPGKVTGRRSGRFGILDAEVATPLSMVLTEVLQNALEHGFREGDTGTVEVSAVRGGTTKEARLLVTVQDDGVGLPEDFDPHRSGNLGLQIVRTLVEGELGGSFDMVPAPGRGTQVILDIPVRTQK, encoded by the coding sequence GTGCCCTCCATGAACGAACTGGTCCGCCAGCACACCGCCCTCGACGACTCCGACCTCGAGTGGCTCCACCTGCTGGTCTCGGAGTGGCAGCTGCTCTCCGACCTCTCCTTCGCGGACCTGGTCCTGTGGGTCCCCACCCGGGACGGCACCCGGTACGTCTCGGTCGCCCAGATGCGCCCGAACACCGGCCCCACCTCCTACCAGGACGACATGGTCGGCCACCTCGTCCCGCGCGGCCGCAGGCCCATGCTGGACGCGGCCCTGGACGAGGGCCGGATCGTGCGCGAGGGCGACCCGGAGTGGCGCGAAGAGGTTCCCGTACGGGTCGAGTCCATCCCCGTACGCCGCGAGGGCCGGGTCCTCGGCGTGATCGCCCGCAACACCAACCTGCTCACCGTGCGCACGCCGAGCCGGCTGGAGCTGACCTACCTCCAGAGCGCCTCGGACCTCGCGCAGATGATCGCGGCCGGCTCCTTCCCCTTCCCCGGCCAGCAGGTCGACATGGATGCCGCACCGCGCGTCGGCGACGGACTGATCAGGCTCGACGCGGACGGCGTCGTCCAGTACGCCTCCCCGAACGCCCTGTCCGCCTACCACCGCCTCGGCCTCGCCGCCGACCTGGTCGGCCAGCACCTCGGGCAGACCACCGCGGAACTCGCTCCGACCCGGGGCCCGGTGGACGAGGCGCTCGCCAAGGTGGCCAGCGGCTGGGCGCCGCGCGAGTTCGAGATCGAGGCCAGCGACGGGGTGATCCAGTTCCGGACGATCCCGCTCAAGCCCAAGGGCACCCGCATCGGCTCCCTGGTGCTGTGCCGGGACGTCACCGAACTGCGCCGCCGCGAACGCGAGTTGATCACCAAGGACGCCACCATCCGGGAGATCCACCACCGGGTGAAGAACAACCTGCAGACGGTCGCCGCCCTGCTGCGCCTGCAGGCCCGGCGCATCGAGTCCGAGCGCGGCCGGGAGGCCCTCGAGGAGGCCGTCCGCCGGGTCGGCTCGATCGCGATCGTGCATGAGACGCTGTCCCAGAACCTGGACGAGCGGGTGGAGTTCGACGACATCGCCGACCGCGTGCTGGCGATGGTCGCCGAGATCTCGCCGGGCAAGGTGACCGGCCGGCGCAGCGGACGCTTCGGGATCCTCGACGCAGAGGTCGCCACCCCGCTGTCGATGGTTCTGACCGAGGTCCTCCAGAACGCCCTGGAGCACGGCTTCCGTGAGGGCGACACCGGCACGGTCGAGGTCTCCGCGGTCCGCGGCGGCACGACGAAGGAGGCCCGCCTGCTGGTCACCGTCCAGGACGACGGCGTCGGCCTGCCCGAGGACTTCGACCCGCACCGCTCGGGCAACCTCGGCCTGCAGATCGTACGCACCCTGGTGGAGGGCGAGTTGGGCGGCTCCTTCGACATGGTCCCGGCACCGGGGCGGGGGACCCAGGTGATCCTCGACATTCCGGTGCGGACGCAGAAGTGA